A single genomic interval of Picosynechococcus sp. PCC 7003 harbors:
- a CDS encoding CheR family methyltransferase, whose protein sequence is MAQFPPSNEFSTSHFVVGIGASAGGLQALEAFFANLPPNPGAAFVVLQHLSPNFRSMMVELLQRRTALQVSAIEAQTVLSLNQVYVLPVGFMVSLQGQHLILEPNLNHHSNYPIDHFFLSLAQERGDRTIGILLSGTGRDGTEGLKAISRAGGVALVQSEETAQFGAMPTSPLSSGLIDEILSPADLALAVCDIIRYTSSQALQSNDNLNNNSILSPQQLTQILDILRTYEDIDFCRYKPGTLQRRIVHRLLLSHANSVEQYIRYLQTTPGEVKNLRQDLLIGSTRFFRDPEVWELLKTEVLPTLINGLEPDQPLRIWVAACSTGEEAYSMAIAVHEVMKTMQHFCPVKLFATDIDQEALIIASHGHYSQNICNEVSAEYLEEYFIQDGDGYTIKKFIRSQVIFASHDLTRNPGFSQMHLVSCRNMLIYLQPSLQEQVLKLLHFSLTPQGILLLGPSENLGSLDYTFQVINSIWKIYQKRQDINLPISPLIQPSVVQSIAIPRSSKSNQSQYDRCLSSVFKLRFGTLSTTCVLIDQNYQALHIFLNTAHLLEFPLGEINVNILDIVLPSLRLPLSTALYRAKRSQEPVLYNNIQVQELEGYIVDLWVGFTEDSSINKMLIVLLELVSTTEQISQKAIAGAEYNPSIDLSQRVRELEFELQQTRENLQATIEKLETANEEQQATNEEALAANEELQSTNEELQSVNEELYTVNTENQERIKQLTELSADIDNLLRSTNIGVIFLDKDLNIRKFTPAAIEVFNFRNTDVGRPLSELVNHLNIDNLMALIEQVATQDTTKDIEVVNQKNDDQLLLRILPYRREDNSVDGVVLTLIVINQLKQTEQALLLAKEKAEQAVRAKSAFLATMSHEIRTPINGVLGMLQVLESSVLTEEQRAELRIAQSSANMLLNVINDILDYSKIEAGKLIIDSREFNLYEMFEALVKPLALEAEQKNLQLILDLTGLQTPWIKGDAIRLQQIFINLLNNAIKFTQQGEITISATLQPQGEALLLTGSVSDQGIGIAPEQIRTLFTEFTQADGGTTREYGGTGLGLTISKKLCGLMGGTIQVESELNRGSHFTFTALVQPSERAPQSRQLPGQTNILLISGHASHQQVLREQLTQWGAAVVVAPDGAIALERWATSLELEPQSTAPPFDFIVMDEFLPDMAGQTLIQRLQQDPRHEGIVYLVATAIDRIEAQAHLRQLPATRCLTKPISPLELWAALTGVETPETGTGSTSTISTAPGAVDDFRTTATTLGDRHLLLVEDNRMNQIVVHEIAALYDLEFQIVSSGIECLDYLRNTAPANPVELILMDCMMPGMDGYEATQRIRAGEAGRQYQAVPIVAITANAMESDRQACLDAGMNDCLIKPLDIQKFIEMLRKWLG, encoded by the coding sequence ATGGCACAATTCCCTCCGAGCAATGAATTTTCTACTTCCCATTTTGTTGTCGGAATTGGTGCCTCTGCTGGTGGCCTACAGGCCCTAGAAGCTTTCTTCGCAAATCTACCACCCAATCCTGGGGCGGCCTTTGTGGTGCTGCAGCATTTATCTCCAAATTTTCGGAGCATGATGGTTGAATTGCTCCAGCGTCGGACTGCTTTGCAAGTTTCTGCCATTGAAGCTCAGACTGTCCTCAGCCTTAACCAAGTTTATGTGCTCCCCGTTGGCTTTATGGTGAGCTTACAGGGCCAGCATCTCATCCTCGAACCCAACCTCAACCATCACTCTAACTACCCCATTGATCATTTTTTCCTCAGTCTGGCCCAGGAAAGAGGCGATCGCACCATCGGTATTTTGCTATCTGGTACAGGCCGCGATGGCACCGAGGGCTTAAAAGCGATTAGTCGCGCCGGGGGGGTGGCTCTGGTGCAATCCGAAGAAACGGCTCAGTTTGGTGCGATGCCCACGAGTCCCCTGAGTTCAGGGCTAATTGATGAAATTTTGTCTCCGGCGGATCTGGCCCTGGCGGTGTGCGACATTATTCGGTACACCTCTTCCCAAGCCCTCCAGAGCAACGATAATCTGAACAACAATTCGATTCTTTCACCGCAACAACTGACACAAATTTTAGATATTCTGCGGACCTATGAAGATATTGATTTTTGCCGCTATAAACCCGGTACTTTGCAACGGCGCATCGTCCATCGTCTTCTGCTCTCCCATGCCAACAGCGTCGAACAATACATTCGCTATTTGCAGACAACGCCAGGAGAAGTCAAGAATCTCCGCCAGGATCTGCTGATTGGTTCGACACGTTTTTTCCGGGATCCAGAGGTGTGGGAGTTACTCAAAACAGAGGTTTTACCGACCCTGATCAATGGCTTGGAACCAGATCAACCGCTGCGTATCTGGGTAGCTGCTTGTTCTACGGGGGAGGAAGCCTATTCCATGGCGATCGCCGTTCATGAAGTGATGAAGACGATGCAGCACTTCTGTCCCGTAAAATTATTTGCCACCGACATCGACCAAGAAGCTCTGATTATTGCGTCCCATGGCCACTACAGCCAAAACATCTGTAACGAAGTGAGTGCCGAATACTTAGAGGAATACTTCATCCAGGATGGTGACGGTTATACAATTAAAAAATTTATTCGATCCCAGGTCATTTTTGCGTCCCATGACCTGACCCGCAATCCAGGTTTTTCTCAAATGCACCTGGTCAGCTGTCGGAATATGCTGATTTATCTGCAACCGTCCCTCCAGGAACAAGTGCTTAAACTGTTGCATTTTTCCTTGACTCCCCAGGGGATTTTATTGCTTGGCCCGTCCGAAAATTTAGGGAGCCTCGACTATACCTTTCAAGTTATCAATTCCATCTGGAAAATCTACCAAAAACGTCAGGATATCAACCTCCCCATCAGCCCTTTGATTCAGCCCTCGGTGGTGCAATCTATTGCCATTCCCCGCTCTAGCAAAAGTAATCAATCCCAATATGACCGCTGTTTGAGTTCTGTTTTTAAGCTCCGTTTTGGGACCCTCTCGACGACCTGTGTCCTAATCGATCAAAACTACCAAGCCCTCCATATTTTTCTCAATACGGCCCATCTTTTGGAATTTCCCCTGGGGGAAATCAATGTCAATATTTTAGATATCGTTCTCCCTTCTTTAAGACTGCCCCTCAGCACTGCCCTCTACCGAGCCAAACGTAGCCAAGAACCTGTTTTGTACAACAATATCCAGGTGCAAGAACTAGAAGGTTACATCGTTGACCTGTGGGTAGGTTTTACGGAAGATTCCAGCATCAACAAAATGCTGATCGTGCTGTTGGAGTTGGTGAGTACCACGGAGCAAATCTCCCAAAAGGCGATCGCCGGCGCAGAATACAATCCCAGCATTGACCTGTCCCAACGGGTGCGAGAATTAGAATTCGAACTACAGCAGACGCGCGAAAATCTCCAAGCCACCATCGAAAAACTCGAAACCGCCAACGAAGAACAACAGGCCACCAACGAAGAAGCCCTCGCCGCCAACGAAGAACTCCAAAGCACCAATGAAGAGCTTCAATCCGTTAACGAAGAACTCTACACCGTCAATACAGAAAACCAAGAACGCATCAAGCAACTCACAGAATTAAGTGCAGATATTGATAACCTTTTGCGGAGTACGAATATCGGCGTTATTTTCCTAGATAAAGACCTTAATATCCGTAAATTCACCCCCGCTGCCATAGAGGTTTTCAACTTTCGGAATACTGATGTGGGTCGTCCCCTATCGGAGCTGGTCAACCACTTAAATATTGATAACTTGATGGCCCTCATTGAACAGGTGGCGACCCAAGACACGACTAAAGATATAGAGGTCGTCAATCAAAAAAATGATGACCAACTTTTGCTAAGAATTTTGCCCTATCGCCGAGAAGACAATAGTGTCGACGGCGTTGTATTGACATTGATTGTGATCAACCAACTCAAGCAAACAGAACAGGCCCTCCTCTTAGCCAAGGAAAAGGCAGAACAGGCTGTCCGGGCCAAGAGTGCTTTTTTAGCGACCATGAGTCACGAGATTCGCACCCCCATTAATGGGGTACTGGGGATGTTGCAAGTTCTAGAGTCTAGCGTGCTCACAGAAGAACAACGGGCGGAACTACGCATTGCCCAATCCAGCGCTAACATGCTGTTGAACGTGATCAACGATATTTTAGACTATTCAAAAATTGAGGCAGGCAAACTCATCATCGATAGCCGAGAGTTTAACCTCTATGAAATGTTTGAGGCCTTAGTAAAACCCCTAGCCCTAGAGGCCGAGCAAAAGAACCTGCAACTGATTTTGGATCTCACGGGTCTGCAAACGCCCTGGATCAAGGGAGACGCCATTAGACTCCAGCAAATTTTCATCAATTTACTCAATAATGCCATCAAGTTCACCCAGCAGGGCGAGATTACCATTTCAGCGACGCTACAGCCCCAGGGGGAAGCATTGTTGCTGACGGGATCAGTCAGTGATCAAGGCATTGGCATTGCGCCGGAACAAATTAGGACATTGTTTACGGAGTTTACCCAGGCCGATGGTGGTACGACGCGGGAATACGGCGGTACGGGTTTAGGTCTGACCATTAGCAAAAAATTATGTGGCTTGATGGGAGGAACAATTCAGGTAGAAAGTGAGCTAAATCGGGGGAGTCACTTTACCTTTACAGCGTTGGTGCAACCCAGTGAACGGGCACCTCAGTCTCGGCAGTTACCGGGGCAGACTAATATTCTTTTGATCAGTGGTCATGCGAGTCATCAACAAGTACTCCGGGAGCAATTGACCCAGTGGGGGGCGGCGGTGGTTGTGGCACCGGATGGGGCGATCGCCTTAGAACGATGGGCCACGTCTCTCGAGTTAGAACCGCAATCTACTGCACCTCCTTTTGATTTCATCGTTATGGATGAGTTTCTGCCGGATATGGCAGGACAGACTTTGATTCAGAGGCTACAACAGGATCCGCGCCACGAAGGAATAGTATATTTGGTTGCGACGGCCATTGATCGCATTGAGGCCCAGGCCCATTTACGACAACTCCCAGCAACCCGGTGCCTCACGAAACCGATTAGCCCTTTGGAATTATGGGCGGCATTGACGGGAGTAGAGACGCCAGAGACAGGAACTGGCAGCACCAGCACAATCAGCACAGCACCGGGGGCAGTTGATGATTTTAGGACTACGGCAACCACGTTAGGCGATCGCCATTTACTCCTGGTCGAAGACAACCGTATGAATCAAATCGTTGTCCACGAGATTGCCGCTCTCTATGATCTGGAGTTTCAGATAGTTTCTAGTGGGATAGAGTGTTTAGACTATTTGAGAAATACCGCTCCCGCCAATCCCGTTGAGCTAATCCTGATGGATTGCATGATGCCCGGCATGGATGGGTATGAGGCAACCCAAAGAATTCGCGCTGGGGAAGCGGGCCGCCAATACCAGGCCGTTCCCATTGTTGCCATTACAGCCAATGCCATGGAAAGTGATCGCCAAGCCTGCCTTGATGCAGGGATGAACGACTGTTTAATCAAGCCCCTAGATATCCAGAAATTTATTGAAATGCTCCGCAAGTGGCTAGGCTAA